One Deltaproteobacteria bacterium DNA window includes the following coding sequences:
- a CDS encoding putative toxin-antitoxin system toxin component, PIN family: protein MARRVVLDTNILISGYLWKGLPRQAIEKVRHKEWTLLVSKDTVAELIRVLAYRKFGLSPEEIHPIVEDLLQISETVEVTTKVAASKLISLTICS, encoded by the coding sequence GTGGCTAGGCGGGTAGTCCTCGATACCAACATCCTCATTTCTGGTTATCTTTGGAAAGGTCTACCGCGTCAGGCGATTGAAAAAGTTCGCCACAAAGAATGGACTCTGCTGGTCTCCAAAGACACAGTTGCCGAACTGATTCGGGTACTCGCCTACCGTAAGTTCGGCCTTTCTCCAGAAGAGATTCATCCCATCGTCGAAGACCTGTTACAAATAAGTGAAACCGTTGAAGTCACTACTAAGGTCGCAGCATCCAAGCTGATCTCACTGACAATATGTTCTTAG